CAGGGCCAATTCCTCGCTTTGTGGTTCCTATTTTATGGTCTCCACGGCTTTCTTCTTCCAACTCGTCGAGCTTTTTATGGTAAGGGAGAATAATATGAGCCGTATCGCTAATGCGCAAATTAGCTAAATTTATACCTTTAGCTTGAAGGTAGTCCATTTCCTCCAGCAAAACTTTAGGATCTATAACTACCCCATTGCCAATTACACATATTTTTTCTGGGTATAAAATTCCAGAAGGAATTAAATGTAGTTTATATTCCTCCCGACCTGTCAATACTGTATGGCCGGCATTATTACCGCCCTGCGACCGTACTACGATTTCTGCTTCTTCCGCTAAATAATCGGTAATTTTTCCTTTACCTTCGTCGCCCCATTGGGCACCTACTAAAACTACTGTGGACATATGGGTCCCTCCCTGCTTAACATCTGTTGGCAATATCCCTTGCGACTACAACACCGGTAACTGAAGCCTGCATTAAGCCTCTTGTAATTCCGGCTCCGTCGCCAATGGCATATAAATTAGTAAAATCCGTTTCAAAGTTCGGATTAACTTTTACTTTTGAAGAATAAAATTTAACTTCTACACCGTAGAGCAACGTATTTTTTGAGTATATTCCAGGCGCAATACTATCTAAAGCTCGAAGAGTTTCTACAATTGATGTCAAATATCTTTCCGGCAGCACATAGCTTAAATCACCAGGAACAGCATTTTTCAATGTAGGAATAGTGGTAGATTTCTTTAGTCGATCATAGTCTGTCCTTCTGCCTTTTAAAATATCGCCTAGCCTTTGCACCATAACGCCTCCACCAGTCAGCATATTGGCTAGTCGGGCAATATATCTACCATACTCAATAGGCTGGTTAAAAGGCTCTGTAAATCTAGTTGAAACTAAAAGTGCAAAATTAGTATTTCCAGTTTTTAATTTCTGATCAGCGTAGCTGTGACCATTTACTACGGCAATGTCTCCGTCATAGTGTTCTTCTGAAACAACACCCCCGGGATTCATACAAAAAGAACGAACTCGATTGTCATAAGTGTCTGAGTAATATACAAGTTTAGCTTCATACAAATCCTTTGTTAGGTGATCCATAATAGAGTTAGGTACTTCTACTCTTACGCCAATATCTACTTCGTTATTTTCTGTTTTAATTCCTAACTTCCGAGTTTGGTCTGTTAGCCAGGCAGCTCCCCCTCTCCCGGGAGCTGCAATAACAAAGTGTGCTCTAACCTCTAAAGGCTCTTCACCCTTTTGGCATAGCAAAACTCCTACAACCTGTCCTTCCTCAACTATAATATCTTGGACAGACGTAAGCTCAGAAAATTCTGTTTTTGTCTTTGTAACTAAATGTTCGTACATGCTGCTTAAAACTTCATAGGCAAGTTCTGTACCTAAATGTCTTACAGGGCAAGGTATCAGTTGAATGCTGTATTTAGATGCTTCGTAGATAATGTCATCTATTTTCTTATTATCCAGGCCATAAACTGTATCACTTGCACCAAATTGTAAATAGACTTGATCTGTATAATCGATTAAATTTTGCGCTTCTTCAGCCGGCATATAATCTGTTAGTCGACCACCCACTAGGGGCGACTTACTTAGTTTGCCATCACTATAAGCCCCTGCTCCTGCCCAACCGCTAGTAATGTTACATGGGTCACAGTTTACACACACCTGAGTCTTCCTGGCAGGGCATACTCTTCTTTGAAGATTCTTTCCTTTATCCACAATGAGTATCTCTAGATTTTGTTTTAGCTTACTTAACTCTAGAGCTGCAAAAATACCTGCAGGCCCAGCACCAATAATGATCACATCATATTTAGTTTTCATAAGCTGTCCCCCTTTAAATTAGGCATAAAAACAACCCAAATAGAACTTACTAATGATTCCATTTGAGTTGGGTCAAACCTATTAGGTTGGGTCTCATTAACAAACAATACCAGTTTACTGTTTTTCAATCATTTTGTCAACCTAAACCCGAATAATAATACCGTATACAATATTTATTATTCGGTATTTTGTCAAACATTTTACCCAAATAAACCCAAAAATAGCAAAACAGGTTATATCCTTAGAAAAATCGACCTGTTTTAGCAAATCTTTTAAGAACTGTAATTAATAAGTGGCCTAAAGTAAAAACAACAAAAGCCTCACTTAACCCGATGCTTAAAACTGTTGCCCAATAGGGCCATTTAAAAATAACATGCAAATAAAGGCTAACGAAAATAGCATTAAAAAGGATTGGCGATAAATAAGCAATAATGGAATTTCGAAAAACATACGTAACGTAGGCTGCCAACAAAGTAGTTAAACTTCCTCCAATAATATCCACCAATCCTAAGCCCCCAAAGGAATTAGCAACCAGCGCTCCTACAAATACACCTGGAATAGCTTCGGGAAAAAGCATCGGCAGTAGTGTCAAACTTTCCGCAAACCTTATTTGAACAATTCCGTAGGAAAGGGGCTGTAACGCCAAACATAACACTATGTAAAGAGCAGCAATTAAACCTGCCCTAGCTATCTTAATTACCATACAATTACTCCTTTATAGTTTTTATAACCATCTTTGTACTTAGTTTATACATTATTGATTAGTTTAAACTATAATTGCAATTTTTAAGTCTTGTTAATTATTTTAAACATATATTAAATTAATGAAAATATTTAAGGAAGGGTGAATACTTATGGAAAATCAGCAGCCTTTGGCAGAACAAATAGATATAGTTTTTACAGAACTATTCCATAAGCTTAGAATAGCCACGGCCTGTGAAGATGGGTTAACTGGAACACAATTTTTCACCTTGCGTTACATCGTTGCCAATCAAAAAGTTACAATTAGCGATTTAGCGTCGACAATTAATGTGACCTTAAGTGCTATTACAGGTTTAGTTAATCGTTTAGTGAAACTCGAGTTAGTCAGGCGGCAAAAATCAGAAGGGGATCGGAGAAACGTTTGGGTTTTTCCTACGGAAAAAGGCATTGCCTTAATAAAAGCTGCCAATTTACGCCGCCAAGAACTTATTACCCATTACCTACAGAATATTTCTCCTGAGGCTTTATTTGGTCTAAAGCAGTTTTGTCAACATCTTACTAAGTCCTTACAAATAAATTCCACTCTGGAGTAAGTGTTTAAGGTTGCTGTGCTAAATCTAAAAACTTAGTGTATTCTCCTAAAAAAGCTACTTCAATACTGCCTGTAGGCCCATGACGATGCTTAGCAACAATAATTTCGGCAATTCCTTTTTTATCTGTTTCCGGGTCATAGTATTCAGGGCGATGAATAAATAAAACACAGTCGCTGTCCTGCTCAATTGAACCTGATTCCCGCAAATGACTTAAGGCCGGTTTTTTGTCATGGGTCTGTTCTACAGCTCTGCTTAACTGGGATAATGCCAGCACAGGCAAATCCAATTCACGGGCTAGTGCTTTTAAAGAACGAGATATCTCTGAAATTTCCTGTTGGCGGTTTTCAGTTCTATGGTTGGATTTCATGAGCTGCAAATAGTCTACGATAATTAATCCCAAGCCTTTTTCGGCTTTTAACCTACGAGTTTTTCCCCTGATTTCCATAACTCCAATGTTAGGAGTATCATCGATATAGATAGGGGCATCTTCCAACCTTGCCGCTGCCGCTGCTAACTTCTGCCAGTCCTCCCCCTGCAGGTAGCCAGAGCGAAGTTTTTGCTGATCCACCATA
The Bacillota bacterium LX-D genome window above contains:
- a CDS encoding NAD(P)/FAD-dependent oxidoreductase yields the protein MKTKYDVIIIGAGPAGIFAALELSKLKQNLEILIVDKGKNLQRRVCPARKTQVCVNCDPCNITSGWAGAGAYSDGKLSKSPLVGGRLTDYMPAEEAQNLIDYTDQVYLQFGASDTVYGLDNKKIDDIIYEASKYSIQLIPCPVRHLGTELAYEVLSSMYEHLVTKTKTEFSELTSVQDIIVEEGQVVGVLLCQKGEEPLEVRAHFVIAAPGRGGAAWLTDQTRKLGIKTENNEVDIGVRVEVPNSIMDHLTKDLYEAKLVYYSDTYDNRVRSFCMNPGGVVSEEHYDGDIAVVNGHSYADQKLKTGNTNFALLVSTRFTEPFNQPIEYGRYIARLANMLTGGGVMVQRLGDILKGRRTDYDRLKKSTTIPTLKNAVPGDLSYVLPERYLTSIVETLRALDSIAPGIYSKNTLLYGVEVKFYSSKVKVNPNFETDFTNLYAIGDGAGITRGLMQASVTGVVVARDIANRC
- a CDS encoding QueT transporter family protein translates to MVIKIARAGLIAALYIVLCLALQPLSYGIVQIRFAESLTLLPMLFPEAIPGVFVGALVANSFGGLGLVDIIGGSLTTLLAAYVTYVFRNSIIAYLSPILFNAIFVSLYLHVIFKWPYWATVLSIGLSEAFVVFTLGHLLITVLKRFAKTGRFF
- a CDS encoding MarR family transcriptional regulator gives rise to the protein MENQQPLAEQIDIVFTELFHKLRIATACEDGLTGTQFFTLRYIVANQKVTISDLASTINVTLSAITGLVNRLVKLELVRRQKSEGDRRNVWVFPTEKGIALIKAANLRRQELITHYLQNISPEALFGLKQFCQHLTKSLQINSTLE